Proteins encoded in a region of the Salvelinus fontinalis isolate EN_2023a chromosome 17, ASM2944872v1, whole genome shotgun sequence genome:
- the dis3l2 gene encoding DIS3-like exonuclease 2 — MDPPHQSKGGNRPRDGKRGPSQSTVPHQKDAYARLLSQHHSSKFRSYLDQYVQQQGEERGPSEQRQGLAYSEKQDIPQRKRDQAFIECSDSSDFSPSPMKGKGGEESSLSLYMDKLNSRGALQEPERRQGVSDKQRRGERRDTNTSQDGDVESGEEFASLKQRDSQHQQQIRNKDYKDHAYKVPTSNQGNKDMSYGASPPKAFSSFPAQAQEKKKSKKKNVPKTNADNKSGGPMCPDFDADMSTSPLNKSKNMQPQGATTPSDKGKKTRGGQGGSKKQVFEAYMTTEDVSHGLKRGELIQGSIRINPKKYHEAFIAAPDGKRDIFLDGTAARNRALNGDVVVVQVFPQEQWKVVKSDSEGVSEPETQSGRSQTPGKKTKRAPSPDVIVEAETEAEEQLAKRVENISLNVTEDGIKKEILQRTAKVVYIVEQKHSRAATGFLKFLPDKPFAMFSPVDHRVPRVNVPLPDCPHDFCSRPGDYANILFIVRITSWPDDSNFAEGRLAKTLGQAGEIEPETEGILIEYDVDFSEFSVEVLGCLPQKLPWTIPPEEFGNRRDLRKECIFTIDPATARDLDDALSCKPLPDGNFELGVHIADVSYFMEEGNALDFIASRRATSVYMVQKVIPMLPRLLCEELCSLNPLTDRLTFSVIWKITPEGKILSEWFGRSVIRSCIKLSYDHAQSMIEAPDKLFQADELPPCAAEHPMDEIHQAVLNLHSIAKRLRAQRFQGGALRLDQLKLSFTLDRETSMPQGCYVYQYRDSNKLVEEFMLLANMATAHQIYRSFPNKALLRRHPPPQTKMVDDLQEFCDQMGLNIDFSTAGTLHKSLNETLGDDEYTSARKEVLTHMCSRPMQMAMYFCTGVLKEELLFRHYALNVPFYTHFTSPIRRYADVIVHRLLAASLGCGPHLELKGEEVQKQASHCNDKKTASKRVQELSSELFFSVFVKESGPLDSEAMVMGILDQAFDVLVLRYGVQKRIYCKGLHGLETFHFHKVGKKGELTLVWAAEEPGKPSVRQEISIFSLVDVQLRADGAPMKYSAVIKRPNETA; from the exons ATGGAtcctcctcatcaatccaagggagGCAACAGGCCTCGGGATGGTAAACGTGGACCAAGCCAGTCCACTGTCCCTCATCAGAAAGATGCCTATGCCAGACTCCTCAGCcagcatcacagcagcaagttCAGATCCTACCTGGACCAGTATGTCCAAcaacagggggaagagagggggccGAGCGAACAGAGGCAGGGATTAGCATACAGCGAGAAACAAGACATACCGCAGAGAAAAAGGGACCAGGCGTTTATCGAGTGCTCTGACTCGAGTGACTTCTCGCCTTCGCCTATGAAAGGTAAGGGAGGCGAAGAGAGCTCTCTGTCCTTGTACATGGACAAGCTGAATAGTCGGGGAGCCCTGCAGGAGccggagaggaggcagggggtttCCGACAAGCAGCGACGCGGGGAGAGGAGGGACACCAACACCAGTCAGGATGGAGATGTGGAGTCCGGAGAGGAGTTTGCCTCCCTCAAACAGAGGGACTCCCAGCACCAACAACAGATAAGAAACAAAGACTACAAAGACCATGCTTACAAAGTGCCCACAAGTAACCAAGGGAACAAGGACATGAGTTATGGGGCATCCCCCCCGAAAGCCTTCTCATCTTTCCCAGCTCAGGCGCAAGAGAAGAAGAAGTCCAAGAAGAAGAATGTGCCAAAGACCAACGCAGATAACAAGAGTGGTGGGCCCATGTGTCCTGACTTCGATGCAGACATGTCAACATCCCCCCTTAACAAATCCAAAAACATGCAACCACAAG GTGCCACTACGCCTTCTGACAAGGGTAAGAAGACTAGAGGAGGCCAAGGAGGATCAAAGAAGCAAGTGTTTGAAGCGTACATGACCACAGAGGACGTTTCCCACGGCCTGAAGAGAGGAGAGCTCATTCAG GGATCCATAAGAATCAACCCCAAAAAGTACCACGAGGCTTTCATTGCAGCACCG GATGGCAAGCGGGATATCTTCCTGGATGGAACCGCAGCCCGCAACAGGGCCCTGAACGGGGATGTGGTAGTGGTGCAAGTTTTCCCTCAGGAGCAGTGGAAG GTTGTGAAGTCAGACAGCGAAGGCGTGAGCGAACCAGAGACCCAGTCTGGGAGGAGCCAGACACCAGGAAAGAAGACCAAACGCGCCCCCAGTCCTGATGTCATTGTGGAAGCCGAGACTGAAGCTGAGGAACAACTGGCCAAGAGGGTGGAGAACATCAGCCTCAACGTCACAG AAGATGGAATTAAAAAAGAGATACTCCAAAGGACTGCTAAG GTGGTGTACATAGTGGAGCAGAAGCACTCGCGGGCCGCCACAGGCTTCCTCAAGTTCCTCCCGGACAAGCCCTTTGCCATGTTCTCTCCTGTTGACCACCGCGTTCCACGGGTAAATGTTCCCCTGCCAGATTGCCCCCATGACTTTTGCTCCCGCCCGGGAGACTACGCCAACATCCTGTTCATCGTCCGCATCACCAGCTGGCCAGACGACAGCAACTTTGCCGAGGG TCGACTTGCTAAGACTCTGGGCCAGGCCGGGGAGATTGAGCCGGAGACCGAGGGCATCTTGATAGAGTACGACGTGGACTTCTCCGAGTTCTCTGTCGAGGTGCTGGGCTGCCTGCCCCAGAAGCTGCCCTGGACCATCCCCCCTGAGGAGTTCGGCAACAGGAGAGACCTGAG GAAAGAATGCATATTCACAATTGACCCAGCTACCGCCAGAGACCTGGATGATGCGTTGTCTTGCAAACCACTGCCCGATG GCAACTTTGAGCTGGGCGTTCACATTGCTGACGTGAGCTATTTCATGGAAGAAGGCAATGCGCTGGACTTCATTGCCAGTCGGCGAGCCACCAGTGTCTACATGGTTCAAAAG GTGATCCCCATGTTGCCTCGTCTGCTGTGTGAGGAGCTGTGCAGTCTAAACCCCCTGACTGACAGACTCACCTTCTCAGTCATTTGGAAGATCACCCCTGAGGGCAAG ATCCTGAGTGAGTGGTTCGGTCGCTCGGTGATCCGCTCGTGCATCAAGCTGAGCTATGACCACGCCCAGAGCATGATCGAGGCCCCTGACAAGCTGTTCCAGGCAGATGAGCTGCCCCCCTGTGCCGCCGAGCACCCCATGGATGAGATCCACCAGGCCGTACTCAACCTGCACTCCATCGCAAAGAGGCTCCGTGCCCAGCGCTTCCAGGGCGGCGCCCTCCGCCTTGACCAG TTGAAGCTGTCTTTCACTCTAGACAGAGAGACAAGCATGCCCCAGGGCTGTTATGTCTACCAGTACAGGGACAGCAACAA GTTGGTAGAGGAGTTCATGTTGCTGGCCAACATGGCCACGGCCCACCAGATCTACCGCTCCTTCCCCAACAAGGCCCTGCTGCGACGCCACCCCCCGCCCCAGACCAAGATGGTGGACGACCTGCAGGAGTTCTGCGACCAGATGGGCCTCAACATCGACTTCTCCACGGCCGGGACGCTCCAT AAAAGTTTGAATGAGACCCTTGGTGATGACGAGTACACCAGCGCCAGGAAAGAGGTCCTGACCCACATGTGCTCCAGACCAATGCAG ATGGCGATGTACTTCTGTACGGGGGTGTTGAAGGAGGAACTCCTGTTCCGTCACTACGCCCTCAACGTACCCTTCTACACCCACTTCACCTCGCCCATACGGCGCTACGCTGACGTCATAGTCCACAGGCTGCTGGCCGCCTCTCTGG GCTGTGGTCCTCACCTAGAGTTGAAAGGGGAGGAGGTGCAGAAGCAGGCGTCCCACTGCAACGACAAGAAGACGGCCTCTAAGAGAGTCCAGGAGCTCAGCTCAGAGCTGTTCTTCAGTGTGTTCGTCAAG GAGAGTGGTCCTCTGGACTCTGAGGCCATGGTGATGGGAATTCTGGACCAGGCCTTCGACGTCCTCGTGCTGCGCTACGGGGTGCAGAAACGCATCTACTGCAAA GGTCTACATGGCCTGGAGACGTTCCACTTCCACAAGGTGGGGAAAAAGGGGGAGTTGACTCTGGTGTGGGCTGCAGAGGAACCCGGGAAGCCTAGCGTACGGCAG GAGATCTCCATCTTTAGTCTGGTGGACGTGCAGCTGAGGGCAGACGGAGCCCCTATGAAATACAGCGCTGTCATCAAGAGGCCTAATGAGACGGCGTAA